The sequence tcaaagtgcaagtagataaataggtaccgctccggcaggaaggtaaatggcgtttctgtgcgctgctctggttcgccagaagcagcttagtcatgctggctacatgacccggaagctctggacctaatggtcaggggtacctttacctttacctaatatctcTTTCTAAGCAATCAGTCTGCACAGAGGGCTTAACAGTTTGggcaataaaggaaggaaggaaggaaggaaggaaggaaggaaggaaggaaggaaggaaggcgacGACAcgccagtttttgttttgtttttttcaaatttATTAGAACACTATGAacatttttagaaagaaagataaaaatcaAATGTTATCATGGAATTTAAGCATGCAAAGTTAATTTCTCTTATCTCCCACATCCAAATGTTTGATTCCAAGTATCATACAATTCAAGATCTTTGGAGGACACACTGGGGCGCACAGTTTTTAAAGCACTGTCAAAATCTTGAAAAACTATAGATCGTACTTGCTCAGGTGCAATGGTTGTAATATCAATAGACTGAAGGCTGCGGATAGGGCCTAGAGAAGCCTCTCTACAAAGCTGAGTCATATCAGCTCCAGAAAACCCATCTGATTTTTTAACAATGAGATCAATTTCCTCCTCCGTTAGGGAGCAATTTTCCTTTGACATCAGACAAGTCACTATCTGCTTTCTAGCCGAAGTGTCAGGAAGTGGGATGTACAATCTCTTCACCAGTCTCCTTCGGGCAGCCTCATCAATTTCTTGTGGCCGGTTGGTTGCTCCCACAACTAATATGCGGTCTTCAGAAGAGGTTGTTGCTCCATCTAACTGGACCAAGAATTCAGTTTTTATTCTTCTAGAAGACTCGTGTTCCCCATCTGCGCGCTGGGACAGGAGAGAATCAATTTCATCAATGAAGATTACTGCTGGCTGCTGGAATCGTGCAACAGCAAACAATGCACGGACCATCTTTTCTCCCTCACCTACCCACTTGGAGGTCAATGAAGAGGCACTGATGCTAAAAAATGTAGCCCCAGACTGACATGCAATACATTTGCCAATGAGCGTCTTCCCTGTCCCAGGAGGACCAAACAGAAGAATTCCTTTCGGAGGACTCCTTAAACCAGTGAAAATGTCAGGTCTCAACATAGGCCACACTATTATCTCCTTGATAGTTGCTTTTGCAAATTCGACCCCAGCAATGTCATCCCAATTCACTGGAGGCCCATGATCCATGATCTCTTGCATAATAAGTTCAATCATTTTTGGCTCTATATTCTTTAGTCGTTCATCCGTTGGACAAGTCACCTCTGTAGACCCGTAAGATTTGCACTGCGTCTCTGTGTTTTCATTCCCGTCTTGTTTTGGCGTTGGAGGGACAAACTTTCCGAATACACCCCGAGATCTTGAAAGACCCAAAGTCTTTTTTGTGCTGCTGCTAGATGGGAATGGTGTACGCTCTGATTGGTGCTGGTGCTTCTTCTGCTGGTCCACCCAGAGCTGTTCTTTCGCAGTTTTGAAACCAGATGCTTTGTTCTCATTGTTTTTGCTTCCACTCCGTGCAAAGGTCTTCCCTTCTGTATTAACTGGCTTATTAAGAATGAAACCAGAAGGTGTAGTGCTACTTTCTTCATTCGACACAAGAAATGCTTTCCTTTTCCCCAGGTTGCCCATCTCTGAAGGGAAAGCAGACTGAGTGGAAGATGAAGAATTCTGCTTCAAACCAGAGTTACTCATGAGTGTCAGAGAACTACTAAACACGGATTCTCCATCTCTAAACAATGGAGTCACACAAGAGGTAATGTCGGACACTTCATTTATAGGCACCGGCAAAAAAGAATGTGCAGCTCTGGCCTTGGCTGAGGAAAGCATACCAAACTGATGAGGTTTCAAAGCTGGGGCTCGGCCAAGGATATGTAGTTCCTGACTTGTACAGTCTGATGAGCCATCCCTATGTACAGATTTGCCATCACCACTGCAGTGAGTGAGTTTAGGAAGACCTGAAGCAACAGAGGCGGTGGCTTCCTTGTCACTCCGAAACATTTCACTATTCTGCATCATCTCTTGCACACACTTCAGTTCCATCACATTAGCTGTCGTCAAAGCAGATTGCCACTTGTCATTTTCATTTTGATGACTTCTTGCCAGTGTCAAAATGTTTTCCGCACAGTTATTCAAGCCAATCTCTGGATTGTCAGAGTCAAGAATTGCAGAGTATTTGTCTGCATATTTTTTGAACAGGTTTGCAGCGCAAACTTGGGAGATCTCAGAGTTTGCCCATGCATACTGAATGCGTAAAATCTGTGCACGATATGCATCTGCCTTCTGTCCTGGTGTAGAGGTGTCAGAGGTATAAGCAAAGTGATTCATCTGCCATTCACTCAGGTGTATATCATCACTGCTGGGGCTACTGGGCTGCATGCTCTACAGAGAAATAGGACAAAAAATATGGTGATGAGAAAGAGAAAGTTACCTTTTAACATAAGCTCTAGCTAAAGAAGGCAGTCAAACGACTGTACTTTATTAACTCATTACCCTTTATTTGAGCATTGTGAGGTATCTGACAAATATTTTACACAGCCAGGAAAACAATCTCACAGCTCTTGATTTTAAATGTTATCCTATGGTTTGAACACTTAGCAAGGGCACAAATCCATGTGACAATCAAATCTCCTATTGCTCACTGCATCCGTTTCTGTACATACAGAAATATCTTTCCTACAGGTAACCCTGATGCCCCCTGCCTGTTCTGGTGCTTAAATGATCTCTTAGGACAAACGAAGCTGCAAAAACTATGTTTAGACCACACAGTCACCTGGCACTGCCAATTTATTCACAAAAACGCACATCTGGAGCCATTTATAGCTACTGGACATAGCCAAGCCCAGAAAGTGACCTGGTAAGTACTTTCCCAATAAtaccaataccaataccaatacagtggtaccttggtttacaaccataatccgtttcggaggtccgtctgtaaaccaaaacagatcgtaacccaaggcgcgcttttgcCAATCGGGCCTcccaaaaaaatgcattgtaatccaaaaaaaattcGCAAACTGGGACGCgcatttctgggtttgaattggTCGTAATGGTTGTAAACTAGGCTGTTTgcaaactgaggtaccactgtatggtgaacATGGGAACTCTGTGCGAGTCCCTGCCAGCTTCACAAACCGGCAGGGACTGAAGCATCTTACGCATCAGGATTGTACAGGAAGCAGTAGCACAGGAATATTACTTGAAATCTGCATCTTGAAACTGGCAGGGCAAACCTTGAGAGACATATTGTTTCTAGCTGCCTGTTAAGAGATAATTGAATCACTATTCTTAAACTGTGCAAGAACCAATTCCTTAGTTATTCTTTAATTTCTTGTTCTGAGTACATTATAACCTCGTATTAGAAACTATTGTTTCTATTAACCACTGTGCTGCACTATCATTACTCATGTTTTGATGCTCAGTCATATTTTTTTAAGGTCAGTATGTCAGTGATGATGTAGCCCATATCTTCTTCTTAGCTACGGATCACCAAGGGGCAGCCCCTGGATCCTTCAGAGCCAAACCTCAAGTCACTAAAATGGGGCAAAGCAACAACAAAGAAAGCTTTGAGTCTGCAGTGTATGCATTTGGATCAGGGGATGTCCACCTGGTCCCTACCggccactagtgggcatttcaggattctaggtgggcagtagggggttctatggcacaagctgaatcctccttccatcgagcgctGGGGGGCGGTAaggatgcattagtgggtggtaggtattaAAAGGTTGACCACCCCGATTTAGACACAGTAGTAACTTCTCCAGCAAAGCAGCCAATGCAGAAACCTGAACAGAAAGGGGATGTTTTGTTATGCCATCACTGTTTCAACTGCATTGTTTGGGATGGCACTGGCAAGCCTGAAGACCAGCCAAGTGACTTACGGGTGCTGAATGAGCTAATGCAGCATCCTGACACTTGCAAACAGTTCCGAGTGGTTATATGAATGCCACTGCTATTCAGAACATGCAGATGCAGACATTTTCCTGGCTGCACCCAAAATACACACTAAGGACAAACAGCACTCATTAAAATTttaattcataaaatgaaagctatAGGATTAATTATAGCTATTTAAAGGGAGTGGATGGGATTTTGGAGAGCTAGCCTTGTGGAGTTTGCACAAAGTGACTTTAAGCACCAATTAGTCAGCTTTTCTGATAGCCAAATTCTCTAGGATTGCTTAGTTCCTTCCTTTTATGTGCTCAATAGCAGTTCCTTTACACAGTTACCACTAGACAAGAGGTATCTTTGCAGTTTTGCTTTATGGACAATTGATCAATGATTATTATACAATGCATATGTACCGGAATACTTCCTTTCCTGTCTTTCCAGAGATGGAAATATACTTGTATTATTCTCAATAATATATGTGTAATTCTGCAGATCAGGCCAGAAAGCAAAGCTATacgttttgttttcctttattttcacAACTGTTACTGTCATTTCAAACTTAATGAATAATGATTTTGAAAAGGAGCCAGATGATGATATCCAATAAAAAGTGATTATTTCattcaagaaaaataaataactttCCAGAGATTATTAGTCTCTCTAGTGCAACATATGTGTAACTTTATGCTATGTATTCTTGTggttttatgctgtaaaccaccctgtggttcttggatgaagggcggtatataaatttaataaataaagataaTACAAATAATCATCATTTGCTCTGGGCATTCCATCTCTACCTTCAATTAAGATTCTGCTTTGAGGGCAGCCAAGGGTCTAACAGGGTTTTCTAAACCCCCTACATCCTCCCGGCTCCCTGCAATCTATTGGCAGGAATGGCTGCTTAGGTACATAtgttagcctagcctacctcacagggctgttgttattGCTATTAATTTGGCATGCCTGGATGAAATAATGGGGACACAGAGAAAAGCACATACCCCAGTATCTTCCTCTGTCCAGCCAGGCTAGCAGCAACCAGGAGGGACATatcctgttttctgctgctctgagaGGGCCCCCCCCCTCAGTCTCAGGTGCAGCAGGCAACCTTTGCTCCTTAGCAACAGTGATTAAGTGACCTTACACCTGCTGAGTGCTAAAGGCTTAGCTAGCTCCGTGCTCTTTCTTCGGAAATGTCCAAAtgacaaagagaaagaaagaaagaaagagagagagagagagagagagagagagagagagagagagagagagagaggagcatcTGGGGCCCCTGCTGGCTTGGGGCCCGGCATCTGTGTACCCCCACTGGCAGCAATACCACGTTTTCCAAGCACAACATGCACCTGGGGGGCAGAGCGCGGATTCTTCTTTTATACAGCTTGGTTAAGTTATGAAATGGGTGGGTGCAAATGATACAGGTCTTCACTAGTTAAGAGATTGGGGACCTGCAGCTCACCAGATGCATTgaatacaactcccaccatgggccatgttggctgggctgATGGAGTGTGGATTCAACGCAACCTGAGGAGCCACACACTCCCCAGCCCCACTCTAGACATAATGGTAATAAATAACACGGCTGTACCTGTACAACTGAGAGAGTTGTCACGCTGTACAAAACTTTGCTTTACATTTTCAGGATAACAAAGAGCACCTATTTGATGCAGATTAATTCCCCCTGAACACAATCCATAGGGTTAAAAAGTGTTTCCCCTCACCTTTTGTGAGTTTTTAAGCTGCTGCAAATATAGTGAATGCAAATATACAGTCAGTTGGTAGTGTTTACGTTTGCTTGCTCCCTCCTTCCATTCTTGGGGCACTGCAATTGTTTATGCAACCCCTAATCTCAAAATGAAAGAAGAGGTGAACCAAGAGCTGTGCACATTAGTCAAAGGTGCACTTAGATTAACCCCACACTCAAAGTTAACTAACCAAgaactgaaagcaagatgaatggCTCCAAAAGAGCTCAAGAAAACAGGCACTTTTCAGACACTTAGCAATTTTGCGGAACTCTCTCGCCCTCGTAGGTGCTTGCCTCTTGCTTTTCAGCAGTGCCAGGTTGAGAAAGTACTGTTCTCCCAGGCTTTTTTTAAACATTAGCACCACTGAATGCTGTTATTAATTTGTTTGTCTCCATTTTATTTGAGATAGCTTCGCCTTCTGATAACTGACAATGGTTGCTATTGTATTTTATTCCCTGTGCTGGTTATGGATTTTGTTCCGGTATTTTAGCCTTTTAAAACTTCAACATTTCCTGTATATCACCAAGAGAGCAGAGTTATGGGGCAAGAAATAAATGCAATAGTTCATTTAGTTAAGCATCAGAAGTTTTACTTAAACACTAGCAAACAAAAAGGTTTATTTAACTAACTTTgcacacaataaaatacaattaaatggAAGGTAGCGTCTCCTAGAAGGAAAAATATAAGAACTCCTAATCCCTTTGACATTAGACAACTGCAATGTGGCACTGCGATAAAGAAGGAAAACATGCTTTTCAACTATTATCTGATAAAATCAGGAAGACTAAACAGTAATGAATTGCCATGAATTGCTTTTAATAAGATGCTCCCTGATAAGCGAATTAAAACACCTTTGAGAAGTCAAAAGtatcttgcattttttttatttcttcatcaccACAATCTGCAACTGAAGAAAGAAGCCAAATATTTCAGCTCAACATGTTAGCTTTTAAAGACCAAGTGAATAATCATAACACAAAACAGTACGTTTAATATAACCAGAGACTGACTGTTGCAGTTTGGAGCTACAATAGTGCCACCTGCTGGACAAATGCGAGGTGGAAGTTCCTTCCAAACCCCACATTTTGATTTAGGGTCTGTTTCTTCACACATGCTTCCCAACCTCACTCCAAGGACCTCAGGGTTAGACTGGAGCAACTATTGACCAGTCACAAACACCCCGTCGGGGGGGAACATGGACAGCTTGCTTAggctacataaataaataaataagccagcaAGCATGTATGGCTTGAAGATTTCCTATTTACTGAGTACTTCAGATGAACCAAACTGACTGCTGTACTGACACCGGAGGGAAGCTGTGCAAGTGTACTTTGTCTAAGGTTGAGAGAACACCAGCAAAAATACTTTGAATCTGGATATGAGCCCCTTCCTCATAATTTTATGATAACCAACAGCTCTGTATCATGAACATTAGCCATTTCCTTAAACTAAGTAATAGtttatgataatgataatatatattataataatgaTATAAAGCGCTTTGTTGTAAAGATTGCACTGTATAGCCAAGCATAGACTAGGGCAAGTTTCCAACTCCAGTACGCAGAGGCTTACACTTTGTTTCAGAATAAACAATCGTGTTAAATTAATATGACAAACTCAAGCTGTAGGGGTTTTTTTGCATGTTGCATTCACAAACTAATTCCCCAGCCCAATCCATTATGTCTCATGATGACCTACatcaccccccacccaaaaaacccactGAGGTTGCATGCATGGATTTCTTGGATAACTAACTAGGCTGAACAGATGTACTATTACAATAACAACACATTTTCAAACCTAGAAACAGAAACCTGCCTACATAACATTTTAATAAACTACTCTATGGCGAACTGGCAAACCACTACTGGATTCTGCGCATCCAGTCCAGGAGCAGCCTGCCTTTTATTGTCCATTTTATTTACAAACATGTTTGCATCACACTGTTTGCAATCTCAGCAGGTTAACGCatgcttttgttttattccttAGAACAAAAGGAATAGTCTCTCTCACCCACATCCAAACACAGGTTGTCTACCCACATTCTGATTGTCTTAGTCttgatggtgtgtgagagagagaaagagagaagagaaagctcCCCCCACCAAGTACCCACCTTCagtctcccccagcccccaaatcAAGTCGAGGAGCAAATAAGGACACCTGGGACAGGAAGCCAgggctgccaccaccacacaGTTCTCCAAAGCTGGTTTGATGTCAGTTAAGTCATCCGTGTTTGTGCTATTTGCATGTGGTACACAACAGGTTACTATATGGAGAGGGTGGATACATGTTAGGCTGGTTGGATGGTTCGACTGGCCCCCAGGCACTTCCGATGTGCCCCCCAGTGCAGCCTCTGGTCCCATCTCACCTCCACTCTGCACTCGAGCACATTCTGCAGTCCAAAGGAAATAAGCCACCGGTCTCCCTACTCCCCAGTACGTATGAGGACCAAGACTAATTTTGCCAGAGGTTGTCGCTCATGTGCTTCAGCTACTCAATTTCAAGCATCAAGCAAAGAAACAAAGGGGATTGAGCAGCTCAGGTGCAGAAAAAGAGGACTCTGCCAAAGCATCTGTTGCTGTTCACACTCAAAGGGAAGCAGGGAGCAAGGGGAAAAAGCCTTTCGACTGCGGCTTGGCTCATCTCCTTTCAACCATTTACCCATTTTAAACTCTGACCACTGTTAAATATGATACCACACAGCACTTTGCTTGCACAGCACTTTAAGCAATGACTTCAAAGGCATGTCCCAGGAAGCTTGTCCACCAGGGTACTGTACTATGGTTCAGAGTGTCCCTGCACCAATATAATTCCAAGAAATGAATGTAACTACTGGATTGCAAAATGATTAACTAACATGCATTATGGGATTCAATAATTGGgactaaacaaaaaaccaaaaaaaactttaAGCCCACAATGTTTAAAGATGTCACAGCCAGAATTCCAAGCCCCCAATAAGAAGAATTAAAAGTTAATGCCATACTCTCGTATCAGTATTATCAGCTATCTCCCCCATCAATCATTTAAAAGCCAAGCCAGCAACACACCATCTAGGCTATCAGGTGAGGAAAGCTATCCAGTGACCCTCCCTACCCCGCCCCCCCCAATCTTTCTCCTGCGTAACAACAGATTGTATTCGTAAGTCCCTTTGGTCCACAGGCAGATGTTCAGTGCAGTTCAATCAGTATGCTTGCATTAGTATTCCCACAAGCATGTTTGCCCTTTCGTGTCTAGGCATTAAAGTGCTATTTAAAAGCTGCCCATGTTCCTTTTAATGAATATTCAAGGGTAGTCTTCAGCCTCTGGCAAAGTGGGTGTGCCATACATAAATCCAGCCGctttctctcacccccccaaagaaaacctttaaaaagggggggggggctacaaagCATGGCATTTCCACAACAAAGACAGAAGTGAGGACAAGGAATTGTCTCCAGGGAATACACTACAATTGGATCTGCAAAAACTCACAAGAAATCCAGCTGCACTATTTAAGCATGCAGACCCATAGCAACAGCGGCTAGCTAGCCGCTCGGACACCCAGGGTGGCGCAAGTGCCCTGAGCTCGGGGGCAAGGGGCAAGCTGCATGGAGTCTccctgccgcctccccctcagctatagGGCGGCCGAGCCTGGGGGAGACGGCGGGTGCTCCTCCCCCAGGCTCGGCCGCCCTactgctgagggggaggcagtgggcagacgcaagccccacactgTCATTTcaggcagcgtggagcctgcaggcGCCTGAGCCACTGCGTCACTTCCAGGAGAAACGCGTGGCTCAGAGGCGCTGCTGGCCCAGCGGTAAGTGCCGCCCCCTGTGGTGTGGCACCCAGTGTCCCCCCCACGCCACTGCATCACAACCATAATACTATATGCCCTCTGATCCCTCACATCAGCTCTATGGAGCCACGGGACAAAAGTCCATTGACATACAGTTTGCTTTAATTGAAAAATTTGTACTAGATTAGATTCCAGAGCACAGGATGGTCTGAGTCCCTGCTTCCTTCGGCACACTCCTCTGGCAGGATGTAAGCAATTGCTGATATAATAATCCAAGAaatgccaaaagaaaaaaaaggatgcTGGCTTAGGATATTTTGGCTATTGCACTACTTTTAACCAGCTTTCATAATTACTGgagaatgaaattttaaaaaaatacttggcAATTCAAACTGCATAAACAATACACTGAAACGCTGGTCTTAAGCTGTTGGGCTGGGATGTAGTACTGGGTCatagccagtgttagaaactcagatacagaagctaatcaccaaatggcacgcTAAACCTAGGTTACAATCACCCCAACAGAAAGCCTAGGCACCTTTTTTGCAATGggattgattgattatatttctatactgcttttttaaaaaaatctcaaagcagtttacaacacatgaAAACATCAAATGAAACAAAGTCAAGCTTcaatgaaaatatttcagattcttctctaagtgacattttgctttccccatatttatttacctacttaatttatacagCTGCCCTATAACAGAagaactctaggaagccagtgtggtgttgtggttggagtgctggactaggacccaggtgatcagggttcagatccccactcagtcgtaaagctcactgggtgacttggagccagtcacagtctcttaacctacctcacagggtcatttggggggtggggtgaaccatgtactccttggaggaaaaggtgggatataaatgcaatcaataagCTCTTTTGCTTCCCTGCTTAAGGCAGCTGGAGGGGCTGGCCAGAGGGAGGGAGATGTCCCGTGGCCAGCCtgtcatccagagatctccatgggGCTGCAAAACACGCCTGGGGAATTTCTAACACTTCCTGATCTAAAATGGTTCAAAACCGCAGCCAGGCCACCATAGAAAAAATCTATCTCCACCTTTCAGCAATGCCAGTTGCAGAAACCGGAAGGTATTTTGAGCTTGGGAATAAGGGTGTTCAACCTCCTTAGAAATGAAACTGTTCTGAAATGTCCTTTAAGTGCTTTCAAAGTCTCCCAATGGAACGTGGCATTTTCATCAGCTAGCAGTGCACATTTTCCATTTGTAGCTCAAAACAATATTGGTTTTGTTTCTTCTTGCAATGGCACATCTGTACATTGCTAGTAGGAAGTTGCCTCATGTTTATGATTATTCCACGTGGCCCTTTCATCAGAGGAGGCTACTGTTCCAAATACAACCATTAAATCACCACTTTGAGAGTCCCAAGGGCGATAACTCCCAAGGGCTATAACTATAATTTACTAGGTGAACTGCTTTCTCCCGCTCCCTGGTCATCCTTCGGCCAGAAGGATCCCCTTCTGACAGATGAATGACCAACTAGAACTGCTTTTTTAATGTGTGCGTGATTTTatactattttattttgttctgagcTTTTAAATTTTGTAACTGGTGTTTTTATCTTGTTACTAGTCACTGACTGCAATAAAACGACTATACTCTACTCTCACTCCCTCTCTTTTAAAGCTACAAATCAAAACACAGTCCTTTTCAATGCTTCACCCACTTTACGAACTATAAGCCCTGCAGGTTGTTGCTACAAGATTTTTCAGAAATAAAGCTCCCCTTGTCAACTACAGCAACCTACTCCTGCTGGTTAATCACAAACCAAAATTGGAACAATTATAGAATTATACACACATAGCTtcttttaactctctctctctctctatatatatatatatatatct is a genomic window of Podarcis muralis chromosome 12, rPodMur119.hap1.1, whole genome shotgun sequence containing:
- the FIGNL1 gene encoding fidgetin-like protein 1 isoform X1, which produces MQPSSPSSDDIHLSEWQMNHFAYTSDTSTPGQKADAYRAQILRIQYAWANSEISQVCAANLFKKYADKYSAILDSDNPEIGLNNCAENILTLARSHQNENDKWQSALTTANVMELKCVQEMMQNSEMFRSDKEATASVASGLPKLTHCSGDGKSVHRDGSSDCTSQELHILGRAPALKPHQFGMLSSAKARAAHSFLPVPINEVSDITSCVTPLFRDGESVFSSSLTLMSNSGLKQNSSSSTQSAFPSEMGNLGKRKAFLVSNEESSTTPSGFILNKPVNTEGKTFARSGSKNNENKASGFKTAKEQLWVDQQKKHQHQSERTPFPSSSSTKKTLGLSRSRGVFGKFVPPTPKQDGNENTETQCKSYGSTEVTCPTDERLKNIEPKMIELIMQEIMDHGPPVNWDDIAGVEFAKATIKEIIVWPMLRPDIFTGLRSPPKGILLFGPPGTGKTLIGKCIACQSGATFFSISASSLTSKWVGEGEKMVRALFAVARFQQPAVIFIDEIDSLLSQRADGEHESSRRIKTEFLVQLDGATTSSEDRILVVGATNRPQEIDEAARRRLVKRLYIPLPDTSARKQIVTCLMSKENCSLTEEEIDLIVKKSDGFSGADMTQLCREASLGPIRSLQSIDITTIAPEQVRSIVFQDFDSALKTVRPSVSSKDLELYDTWNQTFGCGR